A region of Chloracidobacterium sp. DNA encodes the following proteins:
- a CDS encoding 3',5'-cyclic-nucleotide phosphodiesterase, whose product MRVQLLPSTIDEDGRASARQHLMSIIIDDRVAIDAGCLAFSCTELQRQQVRDIILTHTHLDHIAGLPMFIDDLFATLNEPIRVHATKDVIETLERDIFNWAVYPRFSELMNKSGRVVEYHEFKQGSKFSAQHLTVTSVGVNHKVAASGYVVSDGKVSVGITGDTAETEDIWSVLNTTSDLKAVLVECAFPNEMSELAAVSNHLTPQKLERELEKFTNQDCEVYVINLKPMYRDTIVKEIGELTLRRLNVLEVGKVYEW is encoded by the coding sequence ATGAGAGTCCAATTACTTCCGAGTACGATCGATGAAGATGGAAGGGCATCTGCCCGACAACATTTGATGTCGATCATCATCGACGATCGAGTCGCTATCGATGCCGGCTGCTTGGCATTTTCATGCACGGAGCTTCAGCGTCAGCAGGTTCGCGACATAATACTTACGCATACACATCTTGATCACATCGCCGGGCTTCCGATGTTTATCGACGATCTTTTTGCCACCCTTAACGAGCCGATCCGCGTTCATGCGACGAAAGATGTAATTGAGACACTCGAGCGTGATATTTTCAACTGGGCGGTGTATCCGAGATTTTCTGAGCTGATGAATAAGTCCGGCAGGGTGGTCGAATACCACGAATTCAAACAGGGAAGCAAATTCTCGGCACAGCACCTGACTGTCACCAGCGTTGGGGTGAATCATAAGGTCGCGGCGAGCGGATATGTGGTCTCGGACGGCAAAGTGTCGGTCGGCATTACCGGCGACACGGCTGAAACTGAGGATATTTGGAGTGTCCTAAACACAACTTCGGATCTGAAGGCTGTCTTGGTCGAGTGTGCCTTTCCAAACGAGATGAGCGAGCTTGCCGCCGTATCAAATCATCTTACGCCCCAAAAGCTTGAACGCGAGCTTGAAAAATTCACAAACCAGGATTGTGAAGTTTATGTAATTAACTTAAAGCCGATGTATCGAGACACTATAGTGAAAGAGATCGGCGAACTCACATTGAGGCGATTGAATGTCCTCGAAGTTGGAAAAGTTTACGAGTGGTAG
- a CDS encoding SDR family oxidoreductase, translating into MHGKVAVVTGASSGIGRATAMLFAGKGMNVVAVGRDESALNGLNDPLADGQIKVHLADVTEAEQADRIITVAIESFGQIDVLVNSAGIIRNGTVENTSLEDWDDLMDINVRSVFNLMQRCVPHLAKTKGNIVNVSSVAGTRAFPGVLGYCVSKAAVDQLTRCSALELAAKGIRVNAVNPGVVVTNIHKRGGMDDTSYQNFLEHSKTTHPIGRVGTPEEVAELIYFLASENAGWITGATYEIDGGRAQTCAR; encoded by the coding sequence ATGCATGGAAAAGTCGCGGTCGTAACCGGTGCAAGCAGTGGTATTGGACGGGCAACGGCTATGTTGTTTGCTGGGAAAGGTATGAATGTTGTTGCGGTTGGACGCGACGAAAGTGCCTTGAACGGGTTAAATGACCCATTGGCTGACGGTCAGATCAAGGTACATCTTGCGGACGTTACCGAAGCGGAGCAAGCTGATCGGATAATTACTGTTGCAATTGAAAGTTTTGGACAGATCGATGTGTTGGTAAATTCAGCGGGAATTATCAGGAATGGAACCGTTGAAAACACGTCACTCGAAGACTGGGACGATCTGATGGATATTAATGTTCGCTCGGTTTTTAACCTCATGCAGCGATGTGTGCCGCATCTTGCCAAAACTAAGGGAAATATAGTCAATGTATCGAGTGTTGCCGGTACGCGTGCGTTTCCCGGAGTATTGGGGTATTGTGTTTCAAAAGCAGCCGTTGACCAGCTAACGCGGTGCTCAGCACTTGAACTTGCTGCTAAGGGGATCCGCGTTAATGCGGTAAATCCCGGAGTTGTAGTAACAAATATTCATAAACGCGGCGGTATGGATGACACTTCGTATCAGAATTTTTTGGAGCATTCCAAGACAACACATCCGATTGGCCGCGTCGGAACACCGGAAGAGGTAGCAGAATTGATCTATTTTCTTGCGTCCGAAAATGCTGGATGGATCACCGGAGCGACCTACGAGATAGACGGTGGCCGAGCACAAACTTGCGCACGATAG
- a CDS encoding EamA family transporter, translating into MKILAWVILCLIWGTTWIFIKVGLDDLPPLTFAAVRFILAVLILFVVIRMQKIPMPKTVKEWRLIALTGVLQFSVNYSMVFWSEQYITSGLAAVLQAMITVFGLILAWIFLPNERITKLKIFAVLMGIVGVAVIFYDQLNVQSLMAFLGCVGVVVGSYAAAQASILVKAKGGELHPAALVFGQMICGLPLIVIYSLAVEGNPLNIHWTWSAVICVLYLTILGTIAAFWLYYWLLSKIESTKAMMISLVTPLIAVVIGAVTIGETLPPQTGLGGLLIIGSIGLIVFRKKINHKDTNKEKIA; encoded by the coding sequence ATGAAAATACTCGCTTGGGTCATTCTCTGCTTGATTTGGGGCACGACTTGGATATTCATCAAGGTTGGCCTCGACGATCTGCCGCCGCTTACCTTTGCGGCCGTGAGATTCATATTGGCAGTTTTGATCTTGTTCGTCGTTATCCGCATGCAAAAGATACCGATGCCGAAAACCGTTAAAGAGTGGCGGTTGATCGCTCTGACAGGTGTGCTGCAATTTTCGGTGAATTACAGCATGGTCTTTTGGAGCGAGCAGTACATCACATCGGGACTCGCAGCCGTTTTGCAGGCTATGATAACTGTCTTCGGACTGATACTCGCGTGGATCTTTTTACCAAATGAGCGAATTACGAAGTTAAAGATCTTTGCGGTATTAATGGGCATCGTAGGCGTTGCCGTGATCTTTTACGATCAACTCAACGTGCAAAGCCTAATGGCGTTTCTCGGCTGCGTAGGCGTGGTTGTCGGCTCATATGCCGCTGCACAGGCATCGATCCTCGTAAAAGCAAAAGGCGGAGAACTTCACCCTGCCGCACTTGTTTTTGGCCAGATGATCTGCGGTTTGCCGTTAATAGTAATTTACAGCCTCGCCGTCGAAGGCAATCCTCTAAATATCCATTGGACATGGAGTGCTGTGATCTGTGTCCTTTATCTTACGATACTTGGCACAATTGCGGCATTTTGGCTTTATTATTGGCTTTTAAGTAAAATCGAATCGACCAAGGCGATGATGATCTCGCTCGTAACACCGCTTATCGCTGTCGTGATCGGAGCAGTAACAATAGGTGAAACTCTGCCGCCGCAAACAGGTCTCGGCGGCCTTCTGATCATAGGGAGTATCGGGCTGATCGTATTTCGCAAGAAAATTAACCACAAAGACACAAATAAAGAAAAGATCGCTTAG
- a CDS encoding SLBB domain-containing protein yields the protein MKGTSSVFWSLICVVVLRLCILSQAPAPSETPEQPKNELDLIHFGDLIDVDFAGTLEYDWRGTLTSTGTLEGLDQLSTITGLCRSENDIADELARIYSKILRDPKVTVRIVDRSNRAVARLDGAIKIPMRFRVMRTVRLRELIVAAGGLTDDASGEITILRRPELNCLSQLGAASSENRPSGNGLQAINISISELLTGKTSADPLVFSGDIITVDKAFPIYVIGAVNNPRPIYSRSGMTLTRAISTAGDLAKGAIVQKVTIFRRDNSETNIVQVDLEKIKKGEINDVDLKPFDIIEVAFKGRVQRKYPPVIAASENKIVDNQDLPLRIID from the coding sequence GTGAAAGGTACATCATCTGTTTTTTGGAGCCTTATCTGCGTAGTCGTCTTACGTCTTTGCATTCTTTCTCAAGCACCCGCTCCATCCGAAACACCTGAACAACCAAAGAACGAACTGGACCTGATCCACTTTGGGGATCTGATAGACGTTGATTTTGCAGGTACTCTTGAATACGACTGGCGTGGAACACTCACTTCTACCGGAACCCTTGAAGGCTTGGATCAATTGTCAACAATTACTGGATTGTGCCGCTCTGAGAATGACATAGCTGACGAACTGGCACGAATTTATTCAAAAATTCTGCGCGATCCAAAGGTAACGGTCAGGATAGTGGATCGTTCGAATCGAGCCGTGGCTAGACTGGACGGCGCAATTAAGATTCCGATGCGGTTTCGTGTGATGCGTACTGTTCGGCTCAGAGAGTTGATAGTTGCTGCGGGCGGATTGACCGACGATGCTAGCGGCGAGATCACTATTTTGAGACGTCCTGAACTTAATTGTCTAAGTCAGTTAGGAGCTGCATCCAGCGAAAATAGGCCATCAGGCAACGGCCTTCAGGCAATTAACATCTCAATAAGCGAGCTTTTGACAGGCAAAACTTCTGCGGATCCGCTCGTTTTTAGCGGTGATATTATTACCGTCGATAAGGCTTTTCCGATATATGTTATCGGAGCGGTAAATAACCCAAGGCCGATATATTCACGCTCGGGAATGACCTTAACGCGGGCTATTTCGACTGCCGGGGATCTTGCGAAAGGGGCGATCGTTCAAAAGGTGACCATTTTTCGACGTGATAATTCCGAAACGAATATCGTGCAAGTTGACCTCGAAAAAATCAAAAAAGGCGAAATAAATGACGTCGATCTGAAACCTTTTGATATAATAGAGGTCGCATTCAAAGGCCGTGTTCAACGAAAGTATCCGCCGGTTATCGCCGCAAGCGAAAACAAGATCGTGGATAACCAGGATCTGCCGTTGCGGATCATCGATTGA
- a CDS encoding methyltransferase: MTDQTNTAASTMQEIPPEGKIMQLIMGGFVAQSVYVAAKLGVADLLAKAEKTTTDLAAATQTDERSLYRLLRALASLGVFTETSDRTFTNTPMSETMLADSPTSMRAMLLMVGDPEHGRVINDLEYSVRTGKPAWEHVHGVPAFKYFFETNKEFGDIFNQAMTSGSHAQIAAVLASYDFSDIGTLADIAGGHGHLLGGIMKKYPSMKGVLFDLGVVLAGAPEMLASYGVADRVEMVEGDFFSDIPVAADAYILKHIIHDWYDDNCEKILGCIRRSMPDDGRVLIVDSVIPPGNAPHPGKLLDLEMLISPGGVERTTAEFETLLTNSGFKMTRIIATPSPVSIVEAFKA; the protein is encoded by the coding sequence ATGACAGATCAAACTAATACAGCTGCGTCTACAATGCAGGAAATACCGCCCGAAGGGAAGATAATGCAGCTTATTATGGGCGGTTTTGTTGCGCAGTCCGTCTATGTTGCGGCAAAACTTGGCGTCGCTGATCTTTTGGCAAAGGCAGAAAAAACTACCACAGATCTCGCTGCTGCGACCCAGACTGATGAACGATCGCTTTACAGGTTGCTCCGAGCTCTTGCCAGCCTAGGCGTTTTTACCGAAACGTCTGACAGAACATTTACTAATACGCCAATGAGCGAGACGATGCTGGCTGATTCGCCAACGAGCATGCGGGCTATGCTACTGATGGTCGGCGACCCTGAGCACGGCCGAGTGATCAACGACCTGGAATACAGCGTTCGCACCGGCAAACCGGCTTGGGAGCATGTTCACGGTGTGCCGGCATTCAAGTATTTCTTCGAAACAAACAAGGAATTTGGCGACATATTTAACCAGGCGATGACCAGCGGTTCACATGCACAGATCGCGGCGGTGCTCGCATCTTACGACTTTTCAGATATTGGAACGCTTGCCGACATTGCTGGCGGCCACGGGCATCTGCTTGGCGGAATTATGAAGAAATATCCGTCTATGAAAGGCGTACTTTTTGATCTTGGCGTCGTGCTCGCCGGAGCTCCTGAAATGCTGGCCTCGTATGGCGTTGCCGACCGTGTCGAGATGGTCGAAGGGGACTTTTTCAGTGACATACCGGTCGCCGCGGACGCCTACATTCTAAAGCACATTATCCACGATTGGTATGACGACAATTGCGAAAAGATACTTGGATGCATACGCCGCTCGATGCCCGATGACGGCCGCGTATTGATCGTTGATTCCGTAATTCCGCCAGGCAACGCCCCTCATCCAGGCAAGCTACTCGATCTTGAAATGCTTATCTCACCCGGCGGCGTCGAAAGAACCACGGCTGAGTTTGAAACATTACTGACCAACTCCGGCTTTAAGATGACACGCATCATCGCAACGCCCTCACCAGTAAGCATTGTCGAGGCGTTCAAGGCATAA
- the purD gene encoding phosphoribosylamine--glycine ligase, with protein MKILVIGSGGREHAICRSFKKNSSVNLYCANGNAGIAQLAECVPIMPDDINGLVSFASQNLIDLAFVGGETSLALGICDEFEKHGLKIIGPCKQAAQLEASKSFAKDFMFRHGIPTAKYTVAHSPGFAILELESGDFGNESAPIVVKADGLAAGKGVVVAGNRAEAVAAIKNLENLVGADAAEKIVLEECLVGKEVSLLMFVDGEDFALMPPVRDHKRIGEGDTGPNTGGMGTFSDDSLLAADQLQDITERIIHPTLRGSIKEGFRFRGILFLGLMMTANGPKLIEYNVRFGDPETQSILVRLETDLVDICEAMLAGNLNDLEIKWLPGSSACIVLASANYPAKPQTGDVINGLDQLAVMPNVDIFHAGTALSASREFITAGGRVLGVTATGDDLDHALALAYSAVEKISWPNMQYRRDIGR; from the coding sequence ATGAAAATTTTAGTCATCGGCTCAGGCGGACGCGAACATGCCATCTGCCGATCGTTTAAGAAAAATAGCAGCGTCAATCTTTATTGTGCGAACGGAAATGCAGGCATCGCTCAACTGGCAGAGTGTGTGCCAATCATGCCGGATGATATTAACGGCCTTGTCTCTTTTGCGTCACAAAATTTGATTGATCTCGCTTTTGTTGGCGGCGAGACCTCGCTGGCACTTGGTATATGTGATGAGTTTGAAAAACACGGCCTTAAGATAATTGGGCCGTGCAAGCAAGCTGCGCAGCTTGAAGCTAGCAAATCGTTTGCGAAAGACTTCATGTTCCGTCACGGCATTCCCACGGCAAAATACACCGTGGCCCATTCACCGGGCTTCGCAATACTCGAACTTGAAAGCGGCGATTTTGGGAATGAATCTGCGCCCATAGTTGTAAAAGCCGATGGCCTCGCAGCGGGAAAGGGAGTTGTAGTTGCCGGAAATCGAGCAGAGGCGGTTGCTGCGATCAAGAATCTCGAAAATCTGGTCGGTGCTGATGCCGCTGAAAAGATCGTACTCGAAGAATGTCTCGTCGGAAAGGAAGTTTCGCTGTTGATGTTCGTTGACGGAGAAGATTTTGCGCTGATGCCGCCCGTTCGCGATCACAAACGCATCGGCGAAGGCGACACGGGTCCGAATACCGGCGGTATGGGAACGTTTAGCGACGATTCACTGCTTGCCGCAGATCAGTTGCAGGATATAACCGAACGAATCATTCATCCGACTTTGCGAGGCAGCATAAAAGAAGGCTTTCGATTTCGAGGAATCCTCTTTCTCGGGCTGATGATGACAGCCAATGGCCCCAAACTTATCGAATACAATGTCCGATTCGGTGATCCTGAAACTCAATCTATTTTGGTCAGGCTAGAAACGGATCTTGTCGATATTTGCGAAGCGATGCTCGCTGGGAACTTGAATGATCTCGAAATAAAATGGCTTCCAGGCAGTTCTGCATGTATCGTACTTGCCTCAGCAAATTATCCCGCAAAACCTCAAACCGGCGATGTAATAAATGGATTGGACCAACTAGCAGTGATGCCAAATGTCGATATATTTCATGCCGGCACTGCTCTGTCTGCGTCGAGAGAATTTATTACGGCCGGTGGCCGCGTGCTTGGTGTTACTGCGACGGGTGATGATTTAGATCATGCTCTCGCACTAGCTTATTCGGCGGTTGAAAAGATAAGCTGGCCCAATATGCAGTATAGGCGTGATATTGGCAGATAA
- a CDS encoding zinc-ribbon domain containing protein codes for MSEGDFHTTPIGTSNGAEDFQDVSIRCMDCAQDFIWTIGEQVFFHDKSLLNPPKRCKHCKKEKNRRLEAVASNRLTGKREKIEVRAECAKCSAATTVPFYPSQGRPVYCRNCFLDVNAGNGNGTNNGSRR; via the coding sequence ATGTCAGAGGGCGATTTTCATACAACTCCAATTGGGACTTCGAACGGTGCCGAAGATTTCCAAGATGTCTCTATTCGCTGCATGGATTGTGCCCAGGATTTTATTTGGACGATCGGCGAACAAGTATTTTTCCACGACAAGAGTCTCCTCAATCCTCCTAAACGCTGTAAACATTGTAAGAAAGAAAAAAATCGCCGTTTGGAGGCTGTCGCAAGCAACCGCCTTACAGGAAAGCGTGAAAAGATCGAGGTCCGCGCCGAGTGCGCAAAATGCTCTGCCGCAACCACAGTTCCCTTCTATCCTTCACAGGGCCGACCGGTTTACTGCCGTAATTGTTTTCTTGATGTGAACGCCGGAAACGGAAACGGCACAAACAACGGTTCTCGCAGGTAA
- a CDS encoding matrixin family metalloprotease, whose amino-acid sequence MKVIRILILGSFILYCFSTVAFGSTNTVAPAAGMAAPARSDLQRLRWKSKTVKIAISSSLTRTSSNIKYDSDVAGAIRRSLKAWTSAANVDLQIEFSDKQSVSLGGAAGDGISLITIAQSPENVLFFSKDAESVSAKTRVFFNRKGFITEADIVLNPFQQFSTDGTFGTFDLESTLTHEIGHLLGLHHSGVLSSTMSESFAKNGTMGVADLSPRTLSESDIAAIRELYGSPDELENCCGVISGKLSTAAGKPGKGLQVWAEETVSGRVMAQTETFVDGTFRLGGLPVGEYSVYWRSNDLFVASVSSELGNVSIEAGESKVLNEKISLRSSDVLINYLGLNGQLADYGISLKRARAYVVSIGGKDLASETLKLRSSSPYIKLVRLSPTSQEFSEGIYGISFMVMVDPEIEAGQYSIFVNDNGSESSLVGAINIE is encoded by the coding sequence ATGAAAGTGATCCGTATCCTTATTTTAGGGTCTTTTATCCTGTATTGTTTTTCAACTGTTGCCTTTGGCAGTACAAACACCGTTGCGCCAGCCGCTGGGATGGCTGCTCCGGCCAGGTCTGATCTTCAGCGTCTTCGCTGGAAAAGCAAAACGGTCAAGATCGCGATTTCAAGTTCGCTCACACGAACTAGCTCAAACATCAAGTACGACAGCGACGTTGCCGGAGCGATTCGTCGTAGCCTTAAGGCGTGGACGAGTGCGGCTAATGTCGATCTGCAGATAGAATTCTCCGATAAACAAAGTGTAAGCCTAGGCGGGGCTGCTGGCGACGGTATCAGTTTGATAACCATAGCTCAGTCGCCGGAAAATGTCTTGTTCTTTTCCAAGGATGCCGAATCGGTGTCGGCAAAGACGCGCGTGTTTTTTAATCGAAAGGGCTTCATTACCGAGGCCGACATTGTATTAAATCCATTCCAGCAGTTTTCTACCGACGGCACTTTTGGGACATTCGACCTTGAGTCGACGCTGACTCATGAGATCGGTCATCTTTTGGGGCTTCACCATTCTGGAGTTCTTTCTTCAACGATGTCGGAAAGCTTTGCGAAGAACGGAACGATGGGCGTTGCGGATTTAAGCCCACGTACTTTGTCAGAGAGTGACATAGCAGCTATCCGTGAACTTTACGGTTCTCCTGATGAATTGGAGAACTGCTGCGGCGTCATCAGCGGCAAACTTTCTACCGCAGCAGGAAAACCCGGAAAAGGGCTGCAGGTTTGGGCTGAAGAAACGGTCTCAGGTAGAGTGATGGCACAAACCGAAACCTTTGTAGACGGAACTTTTCGTTTAGGTGGACTGCCCGTTGGTGAATACTCGGTTTATTGGAGATCAAACGATCTTTTTGTTGCATCGGTGAGCAGTGAGCTTGGAAACGTAAGCATCGAAGCGGGCGAAAGTAAGGTGCTTAATGAGAAAATCTCGTTGCGTTCGTCTGATGTACTCATCAATTATCTCGGGCTCAATGGACAACTTGCTGATTATGGTATTTCTTTAAAACGGGCCAGAGCTTATGTTGTCAGCATCGGTGGTAAAGATCTCGCCTCGGAGACTTTGAAGCTGAGATCCAGCAGTCCTTACATTAAACTTGTTCGGCTGTCCCCCACTTCTCAGGAATTTAGCGAAGGCATTTACGGAATTAGTTTTATGGTCATGGTCGATCCAGAGATCGAAGCTGGCCAATATAGCATCTTTGTAAATGACAATGGTTCTGAAAGCTCTCTGGTTGGTGCGATTAACATAGAGTAA
- a CDS encoding APC family permease: protein MCLTGVDYFSTLGYQPGIAFLAAGVLSPVATFILILLTLFGALPIYSRVAKESPHGEGSIAMLEALLSRWKGKLFVLVLLGFVATDFVITITLSAADATAHILENPFIHEHLPFLEHPVIVTFALIACLGVVFLKGFKEAIGIAVFLVATYILLNLIVLGVGLYEVATHPELLSNWRESMFTTKVSFGSYNIAGLAGIVLLAVVSFPKLALGLSGFETGVAVMPLVKSPNRIENTRKLLMTAALIMSFLLIASSFVTSLLIQKTEFCPRVDCSLSKQTHSVPEYCACTPEQTASGVTKEIGKANGRALAFIAHKKLGDLFGTFYDLSTILILWFAGASAMAGLLNIVPRYLPRYGMAPEWSRATRPLVLVFTVICFAVTLLFDANVDAQAGAYATGVLVLMSSAAIAVSLSARRRRSGWTGAFWLISAVFIYTTVANIIERPDGIKIASFFIFAIIAASFISRAMRSTEIRIDKIELDEAAQAFIDELNDEGELRIVTNRRETGDMTEYRFKEHEKRVDNHIPSSDPVIFYEIEPGDSSEFKGKLYIRGIDVEGYKILRTQAPAVPNAIAAFLLYLRDKTGKIPHVYFGWSEGNPIMYLARYILFGEGDTAPVTREILRQAEDDPEMRPNVHVGG from the coding sequence ATGTGCCTGACCGGCGTCGATTATTTTTCGACGCTGGGTTATCAACCGGGCATAGCTTTTCTGGCAGCCGGAGTTTTGTCACCAGTTGCCACGTTTATCCTGATTCTCCTGACTCTTTTTGGAGCACTCCCGATCTACAGTCGCGTTGCCAAGGAAAGCCCTCACGGCGAAGGCTCGATAGCCATGCTCGAAGCCTTGCTTTCGAGATGGAAGGGCAAACTCTTCGTCCTCGTTCTCCTCGGTTTTGTCGCCACAGATTTTGTAATCACCATTACCCTGTCTGCAGCCGACGCAACTGCTCACATACTCGAAAATCCATTTATCCACGAGCATCTGCCGTTTCTCGAACATCCCGTAATAGTAACGTTCGCACTGATCGCTTGTCTCGGCGTCGTTTTTCTCAAGGGTTTTAAGGAAGCAATTGGTATTGCTGTTTTTCTTGTCGCTACCTATATTTTGTTGAATTTGATCGTGCTAGGCGTTGGACTTTACGAAGTTGCGACTCATCCTGAGCTGCTTTCTAACTGGCGTGAGTCGATGTTCACGACAAAAGTGTCGTTCGGTAGTTACAACATCGCAGGACTGGCGGGAATTGTTTTGCTTGCCGTAGTCAGCTTTCCCAAACTAGCGCTAGGTCTGTCTGGTTTTGAAACCGGCGTTGCAGTGATGCCGCTCGTAAAAAGCCCGAATCGCATCGAGAATACTCGCAAACTTTTGATGACTGCGGCGTTGATAATGAGCTTTTTGCTCATTGCTAGTAGCTTTGTTACCAGTTTACTCATTCAAAAAACGGAATTTTGTCCGCGTGTTGATTGTAGTCTTAGCAAGCAAACCCATTCAGTTCCAGAATATTGTGCTTGTACACCAGAGCAGACAGCATCGGGAGTTACGAAAGAGATCGGCAAAGCAAACGGGCGTGCTCTTGCATTTATAGCTCACAAAAAACTGGGCGATTTGTTCGGCACGTTTTATGATCTCAGCACTATCTTGATCCTTTGGTTTGCAGGAGCGTCTGCGATGGCCGGATTGTTGAACATAGTGCCGCGATATTTGCCTCGATACGGCATGGCTCCGGAATGGTCGAGGGCGACGCGTCCGCTTGTGCTGGTATTTACCGTTATCTGTTTTGCCGTAACCTTGCTGTTTGATGCTAATGTTGATGCTCAGGCAGGAGCATACGCGACCGGCGTTCTGGTTTTGATGTCGTCGGCGGCGATCGCCGTTTCTTTATCTGCACGACGGCGTCGAAGCGGTTGGACAGGCGCGTTTTGGCTTATTTCCGCCGTATTTATTTATACGACTGTGGCAAATATCATTGAAAGACCGGATGGCATCAAGATAGCCTCGTTCTTTATATTTGCAATCATTGCGGCATCATTCATATCGAGGGCCATGCGGTCGACTGAGATCCGAATTGATAAGATCGAGCTTGATGAAGCAGCTCAGGCCTTTATAGATGAACTAAATGATGAAGGGGAACTCCGAATCGTGACGAATCGCCGCGAGACGGGCGACATGACCGAGTATCGGTTCAAGGAGCACGAGAAGCGCGTCGACAATCACATTCCTTCATCAGATCCGGTTATTTTTTATGAGATAGAGCCGGGTGATTCGTCTGAGTTTAAAGGGAAACTCTATATTCGCGGTATTGATGTCGAAGGATATAAAATTCTACGAACACAGGCTCCTGCAGTGCCAAATGCCATTGCTGCTTTTCTGCTTTATCTGCGCGATAAGACAGGTAAAATACCACACGTCTATTTTGGTTGGAGTGAGGGCAATCCGATCATGTATTTAGCAAGATATATTTTGTTTGGCGAGGGCGACACGGCACCGGTTACTCGTGAAATATTAAGGCAGGCAGAAGATGATCCTGAAATGCGGCCCAATGTCCATGTAGGTGGTTAA
- the aroC gene encoding chorismate synthase encodes MFFKFTTAGESHGKALVAIVEGVPAGLAIDIGAINHELWRRQQGYGRGGRMKIETDTVEILSGIRHGKTLGSPIALTIENKDFIHWQEVMSVTSLETEPTNPRVVKRPRPGHADLAGGQKYQTRDLRDILERASARETAARVACGAIAKQLLAVFGIEIKSHVIKLGHVQVGPLWKTWEEIAAIPVDSPLNCADQLSQKDMIKLIDETKTQGDTLGGIFEVVARGVPVGLGAHTSWHDKLDGRVAQAIMSIHAVKAVEIGTGVANAAKLGSEVHDEIFWKDEGGGMKDEKETPTSSLIPHPTSFGFVRKTNRAGGIEGGITNGEELRVRGYMKPISTLRKTLRSVDIDSKETSDAAFERSDITAVPAAGVIGETMLSIVLANAMREKFGGDSIDEMKRNFETYMITVKEY; translated from the coding sequence ATGTTTTTCAAATTTACAACCGCAGGCGAATCGCACGGCAAGGCGCTTGTCGCCATCGTTGAAGGCGTTCCCGCAGGTTTAGCAATTGATATAGGCGCGATCAATCACGAACTCTGGCGGCGTCAGCAAGGCTACGGACGCGGCGGACGGATGAAGATCGAGACTGATACGGTCGAAATATTGTCTGGCATCCGTCATGGAAAAACTCTCGGTTCGCCAATTGCGCTAACGATCGAAAACAAAGATTTCATTCACTGGCAAGAAGTGATGTCGGTGACGAGTCTTGAAACGGAACCCACCAATCCGCGAGTCGTAAAGCGTCCACGCCCCGGCCATGCCGATCTTGCGGGCGGCCAGAAATATCAAACTCGCGATCTGCGTGACATTCTGGAACGCGCCTCGGCCAGAGAAACGGCCGCTCGCGTCGCCTGCGGAGCAATTGCGAAACAACTGCTCGCGGTCTTCGGCATTGAGATAAAAAGCCACGTTATCAAACTTGGCCATGTGCAGGTTGGGCCGCTTTGGAAAACTTGGGAAGAGATCGCTGCGATTCCTGTGGATTCGCCTCTAAATTGCGCCGACCAACTCAGTCAAAAAGATATGATCAAGCTCATTGACGAGACAAAAACGCAAGGCGACACTCTCGGGGGAATTTTTGAGGTCGTCGCTCGCGGAGTTCCTGTCGGCCTCGGTGCTCACACATCCTGGCACGACAAGCTGGATGGACGTGTTGCCCAAGCGATAATGTCGATCCATGCTGTCAAAGCCGTCGAAATAGGCACCGGCGTAGCCAATGCCGCAAAGCTCGGCTCTGAGGTGCATGATGAGATCTTTTGGAAGGATGAGGGAGGAGGGATGAAGGATGAAAAGGAAACGCCAACCTCATCCCTCATCCCTCATCCCACATCCTTCGGATTCGTTCGCAAGACAAACCGCGCCGGCGGCATCGAAGGCGGCATTACCAACGGCGAAGAACTTCGAGTACGCGGTTACATGAAACCGATCTCAACCCTTCGCAAAACCCTCCGTTCTGTCGATATCGACTCCAAAGAAACCAGCGACGCCGCGTTCGAACGTTCTGACATCACCGCCGTTCCCGCCGCAGGTGTGATCGGCGAAACGATGCTTTCGATTGTCCTTGCAAACGCGATGCGTGAGAAATTTGGGGGCGATTCAATAGATGAGATGAAACGAAACTTTGAAACTTACATGATTACCGTCAAGGAATATTGA